One genomic segment of Pandoraea thiooxydans includes these proteins:
- the lepB gene encoding signal peptidase I: MNFALILFVLVIVTGLAWIADKLVFQPGRRRAAEAAVASFDEQQLATGTATNADAVASARAKLRDDKLRQPWWLEYSASFFPVILAVFLVRSFVVEPFKIPSGSMIPTLHIGDFILVNKFDYGIRLPLLNKKIINIGEPQRGDVMVFRYPKDESEDYIKRVIGVPGDIVAYENKRLIINGKPLPMTQLPDYFDQERIAYFKQYDETIGSVTHRILNDPNVPPFILGASDYPYRNNCTYNSEGVVCKVPPGHYFMMGDNRDDSADSRYWGFVPEKNIIGKAFFIWMNFSDLKRIGMIH; this comes from the coding sequence ATGAATTTCGCCTTGATTCTTTTCGTTCTGGTCATTGTTACTGGACTTGCCTGGATAGCCGACAAACTCGTTTTTCAACCGGGCCGTCGGCGTGCGGCCGAAGCCGCGGTCGCCTCGTTCGATGAGCAGCAACTGGCGACAGGCACGGCAACCAACGCCGATGCCGTGGCCAGCGCCCGGGCCAAGCTGCGCGACGATAAGTTGCGTCAGCCCTGGTGGCTGGAATACTCGGCCAGCTTCTTTCCGGTGATACTGGCCGTGTTCCTGGTGCGATCGTTCGTGGTCGAGCCGTTCAAGATTCCTTCCGGCTCGATGATCCCGACGCTGCACATCGGTGATTTCATTTTGGTCAACAAATTCGATTACGGCATTCGTTTGCCGTTGCTCAACAAAAAGATCATCAACATTGGCGAGCCGCAGCGGGGCGACGTCATGGTGTTCCGCTACCCGAAAGATGAATCGGAGGATTACATCAAGCGGGTCATCGGGGTGCCGGGCGATATCGTCGCATACGAAAACAAGCGTCTGATCATCAACGGCAAGCCGCTGCCGATGACGCAGTTGCCCGACTACTTCGATCAGGAACGCATCGCATACTTCAAGCAGTACGACGAGACGATCGGCAGCGTGACGCATCGCATTCTCAACGACCCGAATGTGCCGCCGTTCATCCTTGGCGCCAGCGACTACCCATACCGGAATAACTGCACCTACAACAGCGAAGGTGTGGTTTGCAAAGTGCCGCCCGGCCACTACTTCATGATGGGCGACAACCGCGACGACAGTGCCGACAGCCGCTATTGGGGTTTCGTGCCGGAAAAGAACATCATCGGCAAGGCCTTCTTCATTTGGATGAATTTCAGCGATCTCAAGCGGATCGGCATGATTCACTGA
- the lepA gene encoding translation elongation factor 4 has product MDHIRNFSIIAHIDHGKSTLADRIIQLCGGLSDREMESQVLDSMDLERERGITIKAQTAALSYRARNGQLYNLNLIDTPGHVDFSYEVSRSLSACEGALLVVDASQGVEAQTVANCYTAIELGVEVVPVLNKIDLPSADPDNAIQEIEDVIGIDAMDAVRCSAKTGLGVEDVLESLIAKVPPPKGDPAERLQALIIDSWFDNYVGVVMLVRIVNGVLKPKEKIQMMASGASYLVEQVGVFTPKSQSREQLSAGQVGFIIAGIKELKAAKVGDTVTHALKPAAAPLPGFKEVKPQVFAGLYPIEANQYDALRESLEKLKLNDASLQYEPEVSQALGFGFRCGFLGLLHMEIVQERLEREFDMDLITTAPTVVYEVQQNDGTLTIVENPSKMPDPSKIEEIREPIVTVNLYMPQEYVGSVITLCTQKRGVQINMSYHGRQVQLTYEIPMAEIVLDFFDRLKSVSRGYASMDYEFKEYRAADVVKVDMLINGEKVDALSIIVHRSASQHRGREVAAKMREIIPRQMYDVAIQAAIGAHIIARENIKALRKNVLAKCYGGDITRKKKLLEKQKAGKKRMKQVGSVEIPQEAFLAILQVQDK; this is encoded by the coding sequence ATGGACCACATTCGCAATTTTTCCATCATCGCGCACATCGACCACGGCAAATCGACCTTGGCGGATCGCATCATCCAACTGTGCGGCGGTCTGTCCGATCGCGAAATGGAATCCCAGGTCCTCGATTCGATGGACCTCGAGCGGGAGCGAGGCATCACCATCAAGGCGCAGACCGCCGCGCTGAGCTACCGGGCCCGCAACGGCCAACTCTACAACCTCAATCTCATCGATACTCCGGGGCACGTCGACTTCTCGTATGAAGTCAGCCGCTCGCTCTCGGCTTGCGAAGGCGCGTTGCTGGTCGTCGACGCCAGCCAGGGCGTGGAGGCGCAGACAGTCGCCAATTGCTACACCGCCATCGAACTGGGCGTCGAGGTCGTACCGGTCCTGAACAAAATTGATTTGCCGTCGGCCGACCCCGACAACGCCATTCAGGAGATCGAGGACGTGATCGGCATCGATGCGATGGATGCCGTGCGATGCAGCGCCAAGACCGGCCTGGGCGTGGAGGACGTGCTCGAGTCGTTGATTGCCAAAGTGCCGCCGCCCAAGGGAGACCCTGCCGAGCGCCTGCAGGCATTGATCATCGATTCCTGGTTCGACAACTACGTTGGCGTCGTCATGCTGGTGCGCATCGTCAACGGTGTGCTCAAGCCAAAGGAAAAGATTCAGATGATGGCCAGCGGCGCGAGCTATCTGGTCGAACAGGTCGGCGTATTCACGCCCAAGTCGCAATCGCGCGAGCAGCTCTCGGCAGGTCAGGTCGGCTTCATCATTGCCGGCATCAAGGAGCTCAAGGCTGCCAAGGTGGGCGACACCGTCACGCACGCGCTCAAGCCCGCGGCCGCGCCGCTGCCTGGCTTCAAGGAAGTCAAGCCGCAGGTCTTCGCCGGTCTTTACCCGATCGAAGCCAATCAATATGATGCCCTGCGCGAGTCGCTCGAGAAACTCAAGTTGAACGACGCGTCGCTGCAGTACGAGCCCGAAGTATCGCAGGCGCTTGGTTTCGGTTTCCGCTGCGGCTTTCTGGGGCTCCTGCACATGGAGATCGTGCAGGAGCGGCTCGAGCGCGAATTCGACATGGACCTGATCACGACCGCGCCGACGGTCGTGTACGAAGTTCAGCAGAACGATGGCACGCTGACCATCGTCGAGAATCCGTCGAAGATGCCCGATCCGTCAAAAATTGAGGAAATCCGGGAACCGATCGTCACGGTCAATCTCTATATGCCGCAGGAGTACGTTGGGTCTGTGATCACACTGTGCACGCAAAAGCGCGGTGTGCAGATCAACATGTCGTACCACGGTCGGCAGGTTCAGTTGACCTACGAAATCCCGATGGCCGAAATCGTGCTGGATTTCTTCGATCGCCTGAAATCGGTGTCGCGAGGCTATGCCTCGATGGATTACGAATTCAAGGAGTACCGAGCCGCGGATGTGGTCAAGGTCGACATGCTGATCAACGGGGAGAAAGTCGATGCGCTGTCGATCATCGTGCATCGCTCGGCCAGTCAGCATCGTGGTCGCGAAGTCGCCGCGAAAATGCGCGAAATCATCCCCCGCCAGATGTACGACGTGGCGATCCAGGCTGCTATCGGGGCGCATATCATCGCGCGCGAAAACATCAAGGCGTTACGCAAAAACGTGCTGGCAAAGTGTTACGGCGGCGACATTACCCGCAAAAAGAAGCTGCTCGAAAAGCAAAAGGCTGGCAAGAAACGCATGAAACAGGTGGGCAGCGTCGAAATTCCTCAAGAAGCCTTCCTGGCCATCTTGCAAGTCCAAGACAAATAA
- a CDS encoding glutaredoxin family protein has translation MTSTGRPIALTLYGRSWCHLCENMLHALQPLRQVFDFQVTLVDVDSAPELENRFGEWVPVLMMGDVELCHYHLDEPRVRTALAAASGIPPET, from the coding sequence ATGACCTCGACCGGCCGCCCCATTGCGCTGACGTTGTATGGCCGGTCGTGGTGCCATTTGTGCGAGAACATGCTGCATGCCCTGCAGCCTTTGCGGCAAGTATTTGATTTCCAGGTCACTCTGGTCGATGTCGATAGCGCGCCCGAGCTTGAAAACCGGTTCGGCGAGTGGGTGCCGGTACTCATGATGGGTGACGTCGAGTTGTGCCACTATCATCTGGACGAGCCGCGAGTGCGCACCGCGCTGGCAGCCGCCTCAGGAATTCCCCCCGAGACTTAA
- a CDS encoding DegQ family serine endoprotease: MKRFPLYVLGSVLLAVATLSSAASSPASTAAASSAVAPSSAAAASAPAAACAPVGAQRFSSLPDFTQLVAKVGPAVVNIRTTEKVRIQRGSIPGMNDDAMAELFRRFFGIPLPQGPRSGKTPNNKQPAPQDEEQNSGVGSGFIITPDGYIMTNAHVVDGADSIYVTLTDKREFKARLIGLDKRTDVALVKINASNLPVVALGDSNKLKVGEWVVAIGSPFGLDNTVTAGIVSAKGRDTGDYLPFIQTDVAVNPGNSGGPLLNMRGEVIGINSMIYSQTGGFMGISFAIPIDEVMRVADQLKKTGRVIRGRIGVAISEVTQDVAESLGLPKPQGALVRTVEPGGPADKAGLLGGDIILKFNGQSVDHATDLPRLVGETKPGTRATLSVWRKGAVRELHVVVAEMAPDKTTKADNSATPPDQAAPNKLGLVVSDLTDAQRKDLKVRNGVMVELATGPAAGAGIQQGDIILRIGDTDIVNAKQFAALVQGLDSKKLVAVLVRRGDATQFIPLRPSAAKK; encoded by the coding sequence ATGAAAAGATTCCCGCTTTATGTGCTAGGGAGCGTTCTGCTCGCCGTCGCGACGTTGTCGTCGGCTGCGTCGTCCCCCGCCTCCACTGCTGCGGCTTCGTCCGCTGTTGCCCCATCGTCTGCGGCAGCGGCCTCGGCGCCTGCGGCTGCATGCGCACCGGTCGGAGCGCAACGATTTTCATCGCTGCCTGACTTCACGCAGTTGGTGGCTAAGGTCGGACCCGCGGTCGTCAATATCAGAACGACGGAAAAAGTACGCATACAGCGCGGCAGCATTCCGGGGATGAACGACGACGCAATGGCGGAGCTGTTCCGACGTTTCTTCGGCATCCCTTTGCCGCAAGGGCCGCGTAGCGGCAAAACGCCCAATAACAAGCAACCCGCGCCTCAGGACGAAGAGCAAAACAGTGGAGTCGGGTCAGGCTTCATCATCACGCCGGACGGTTACATCATGACCAATGCCCACGTGGTCGATGGCGCCGATAGCATTTACGTCACATTGACCGACAAGCGGGAATTCAAGGCGCGATTGATCGGACTGGACAAGCGGACTGACGTCGCCCTGGTGAAGATCAACGCAAGCAATTTGCCGGTCGTCGCACTGGGAGACTCGAACAAGCTCAAGGTCGGCGAGTGGGTCGTCGCCATCGGTTCGCCATTCGGTCTCGATAATACGGTGACTGCGGGCATCGTGAGCGCCAAGGGGCGCGATACCGGCGATTACTTGCCGTTCATCCAGACCGACGTCGCTGTCAATCCTGGCAACTCGGGCGGGCCGCTGCTGAATATGCGAGGCGAAGTCATCGGCATCAACTCGATGATTTACAGCCAAACGGGCGGTTTCATGGGGATTTCGTTCGCCATCCCGATCGACGAGGTCATGCGGGTTGCCGATCAACTGAAAAAAACCGGCCGGGTGATCCGAGGGCGCATCGGTGTGGCGATCAGCGAAGTGACGCAAGACGTTGCCGAGTCGCTTGGATTGCCCAAACCCCAGGGCGCGTTGGTGCGTACAGTTGAGCCGGGCGGCCCGGCGGATAAGGCCGGCTTGCTGGGTGGCGACATCATTCTCAAATTCAACGGACAATCAGTCGATCACGCCACCGATTTGCCGCGTCTGGTAGGTGAGACCAAGCCAGGCACGCGAGCGACGCTCTCAGTATGGCGCAAGGGGGCGGTACGCGAATTACACGTGGTGGTGGCCGAAATGGCCCCGGACAAAACCACGAAGGCGGACAATAGCGCTACCCCGCCTGACCAGGCCGCCCCGAACAAACTGGGCCTGGTGGTCTCCGACCTGACCGACGCGCAGCGCAAGGATCTCAAGGTCAGGAACGGCGTGATGGTCGAACTCGCCACCGGGCCGGCTGCCGGCGCTGGCATACAGCAGGGCGACATCATTTTGCGTATCGGTGACACCGACATTGTCAATGCCAAGCAATTTGCGGCATTGGTGCAGGGATTGGACAGCAAGAAACTCGTTGCTGTTCTAGTGCGCCGCGGCGATGCGACGCAATTCATTCCGCTGCGGCCGAGCGCTGCCAAGAAATAG
- a CDS encoding MucB/RseB C-terminal domain-containing protein translates to MNTERSSRAALGRVFVGLFLLVMLVQARTWASTPVTPSSTDPLIARREVNAWLTKIHRAAQTQNYVGTFVYQRGSFIRSSRISHFADRGHEYEQLETLDGQPRKILRHDEDVYSFIPEHKIIFIEKRENKDSFPALLAAGEHDVLNFYEPKLLAPERVAGFNCVVIDLVPRDAYRFGYRLWADERSGLLLRAQTVDAKGHVLEQASFSQVSIGVPSQKNRIMAEIHDVRGWRIVKPHIQTVHLADTGWSIKANVPGFKEIREVRRVMNTNPGSGPIEVLQAVYSDGMSGLSVFIEPATRERKEGHGSTGATNILIKKYDNFWLTLLGEVPQATLQRFAASIEYKPVK, encoded by the coding sequence TTGAATACTGAGCGTTCCTCTCGCGCCGCCCTGGGGCGCGTTTTCGTAGGCCTCTTCCTTCTGGTGATGTTAGTTCAGGCTCGAACCTGGGCCAGTACACCCGTCACTCCATCAAGTACCGACCCGTTGATCGCGCGCCGCGAAGTCAACGCATGGTTGACCAAAATCCACCGGGCCGCACAGACCCAGAACTACGTCGGTACATTCGTGTATCAGCGAGGCAGCTTCATCCGCTCGTCGCGGATTAGCCATTTTGCCGATCGCGGGCATGAATACGAGCAACTCGAGACGCTGGATGGTCAACCGCGCAAGATTCTGAGGCACGACGAAGACGTTTACAGCTTCATTCCCGAGCACAAGATCATCTTTATCGAGAAGCGGGAGAACAAGGACTCGTTTCCCGCCTTGCTCGCCGCGGGCGAGCACGACGTTCTGAATTTCTACGAACCGAAGCTTCTGGCGCCTGAGCGGGTTGCGGGGTTCAATTGTGTCGTGATCGATCTCGTGCCCAGGGACGCGTACCGATTCGGTTATCGACTCTGGGCGGATGAGCGCTCTGGGCTGCTGTTGCGGGCTCAGACGGTCGATGCGAAGGGGCATGTGCTGGAGCAGGCCTCCTTCTCGCAGGTGAGTATCGGTGTACCCAGCCAAAAAAATCGGATCATGGCTGAAATCCACGACGTCCGTGGGTGGCGGATCGTCAAGCCGCATATTCAAACCGTACATCTGGCGGACACAGGGTGGTCGATCAAAGCGAATGTGCCTGGGTTCAAAGAGATCCGGGAGGTGCGACGAGTCATGAATACCAACCCTGGCAGCGGTCCGATAGAGGTATTGCAGGCCGTCTACTCCGACGGCATGTCGGGCCTGTCGGTCTTTATCGAGCCGGCGACGCGGGAGCGCAAGGAAGGACACGGTAGCACGGGCGCGACCAATATTCTGATCAAAAAGTATGATAATTTCTGGTTGACGCTCCTAGGGGAAGTTCCTCAGGCCACCTTGCAGCGATTTGCCGCTAGCATAGAATATAAACCCGTCAAATAA
- a CDS encoding sigma-E factor negative regulatory protein, whose protein sequence is MESATVKTQRGLSAEQISVLIDSEFDATEAMWLNSLGAESERQIWSAYHLIGDALRSDELVETHSESAFLANFSARLATEPHLLAPAALEARGGSARHNGFLRVRRVLPTAAAMAAVAMLSWVIIPRIQAPANGGGAVAIVAQNSAPTSSPIRQVSAGGPAVNDKTSDLIVIRDARLDQYLAAHQQYAPYLVGQGVSPYVRASAQADQ, encoded by the coding sequence ATGGAATCAGCTACGGTAAAAACGCAGCGGGGGCTGTCGGCCGAGCAGATTTCGGTGTTGATCGACAGCGAATTCGATGCGACCGAGGCGATGTGGCTCAACAGCCTCGGAGCCGAGTCCGAGCGGCAAATCTGGTCAGCGTATCACTTGATTGGGGATGCGCTGCGCTCCGACGAATTGGTTGAAACTCACTCGGAATCGGCTTTTCTCGCGAATTTCTCTGCGCGATTGGCAACCGAGCCGCATCTGTTGGCGCCGGCGGCCCTTGAAGCGCGGGGCGGCTCCGCACGCCACAACGGGTTTTTGCGAGTGCGCCGTGTACTGCCGACCGCTGCGGCGATGGCCGCAGTGGCAATGCTGAGTTGGGTAATTATTCCTCGTATTCAGGCGCCTGCCAATGGTGGCGGGGCAGTTGCCATCGTGGCGCAGAATTCGGCGCCCACCTCCTCGCCGATACGGCAAGTCTCTGCCGGCGGACCTGCAGTGAACGACAAAACCAGCGACCTCATCGTGATTCGCGATGCCCGACTGGACCAATATCTCGCTGCGCATCAGCAATACGCGCCATATTTAGTCGGACAGGGGGTGTCGCCTTATGTCCGAGCTTCGGCCCAAGCGGACCAATAA
- the rpoE gene encoding RNA polymerase sigma factor RpoE translates to MSERDIDQALVERVQKGDKSAFELLVVKYHRKIIRLVSRLVRDSAEVEDVAQEAFIKAYRALPQFRGDSAFYTWLYRIAINTAKNHLATQGRRAPTSTEADAEEAETFAEAEQLRDINTPESMLISKQIAQTVNSAMEALPNELRTAITLREIEGLSYEEIAEAMGCPIGTVRSRIFRAREAIASRLKPLLDTPDGKRW, encoded by the coding sequence GTGAGTGAAAGAGATATCGACCAAGCCCTTGTGGAGCGCGTGCAAAAAGGCGACAAAAGCGCTTTTGAGCTGCTGGTCGTCAAATATCACCGCAAGATCATCCGGCTGGTATCGCGCCTCGTGCGAGACTCCGCCGAGGTCGAGGACGTGGCGCAAGAGGCCTTTATCAAGGCATACAGAGCTTTGCCTCAATTCCGCGGCGATTCGGCCTTCTACACCTGGTTGTATCGGATCGCGATCAACACAGCCAAAAACCACTTGGCGACCCAGGGCCGGCGTGCCCCGACATCCACCGAGGCGGATGCAGAAGAGGCTGAAACTTTTGCAGAGGCCGAACAACTAAGGGATATCAATACGCCGGAATCCATGTTGATCAGCAAGCAGATTGCCCAAACGGTGAATTCGGCGATGGAAGCCTTGCCCAATGAGTTGCGAACTGCGATTACCCTTCGTGAGATCGAAGGGTTGAGTTATGAGGAAATAGCGGAAGCAATGGGGTGCCCGATCGGGACGGTCCGGTCAAGAATTTTCAGGGCGCGTGAGGCAATCGCCAGCCGGCTCAAGCCGTTGCTGGATACACCAGATGGCAAGCGCTGGTAA
- the fabF gene encoding beta-ketoacyl-ACP synthase II has translation MSRRRVVVTGLGLISPVGNNVAEGWANLMAGKSGIAHITKFDASAMTARFAGEVKGFDVTAYLPEKEARHMDTFIHYGVAAGMQAVQDSGLTVTEETADRVGVLVGAGIGGLPLIEETQIELLNRGPRRISPFFVPASIINMISGHLSIKYGFKGPNLAIVTACTTGLHCIGQATRMIQCGDADVMVAGGAESTVSPLGVGGFAAARALSTRNDDPATASRPWDKDRDGFVLGEGAGVMVVEEYEHAKARGAKIYAEITGFGMSGDAYHITAPNIDGPRRCMLNALRDAKLNADTVNYLNAHGTSTPLGDKNETDAIKAAFGEHAYKIVVNSTKSMTGHLLGGAGGLESVFTVLALHHQVSPPTINIFNQDPECDLDYCANQARDMKIDVAMKNSFGFGGTNGTLVFQRV, from the coding sequence GTGAGCCGTCGCCGAGTAGTTGTTACTGGCCTGGGGTTGATTTCGCCCGTCGGCAATAACGTCGCCGAAGGGTGGGCCAATCTGATGGCCGGGAAGTCGGGCATCGCCCACATCACCAAGTTCGACGCATCCGCCATGACGGCGCGTTTTGCGGGCGAGGTCAAAGGTTTTGACGTCACGGCCTATTTGCCCGAGAAAGAGGCGCGTCATATGGATACATTCATCCATTATGGCGTTGCAGCCGGCATGCAGGCAGTCCAGGACAGCGGCTTGACCGTTACTGAAGAGACTGCAGACCGGGTCGGCGTGCTGGTTGGGGCGGGAATCGGTGGTTTGCCGCTTATCGAAGAAACGCAAATCGAACTGCTCAATCGCGGACCGCGTCGCATCTCCCCATTTTTCGTGCCTGCATCGATCATCAACATGATCTCCGGGCACCTTTCCATCAAATACGGTTTCAAGGGCCCCAATCTGGCGATTGTCACCGCTTGCACGACCGGCCTGCATTGTATTGGTCAGGCGACCCGCATGATTCAGTGCGGTGACGCCGATGTTATGGTCGCCGGCGGTGCCGAGTCGACGGTGTCGCCGCTGGGCGTCGGCGGTTTTGCCGCAGCCCGGGCCTTGTCGACGCGTAATGACGATCCGGCGACAGCCAGCCGTCCGTGGGATAAGGATCGCGATGGCTTTGTGCTTGGCGAAGGGGCCGGCGTGATGGTGGTTGAAGAGTACGAGCACGCGAAGGCGCGTGGCGCCAAGATTTATGCCGAGATCACCGGGTTCGGCATGAGCGGGGACGCCTATCACATCACCGCGCCCAACATCGATGGCCCTCGGCGCTGCATGCTCAATGCGCTGCGGGATGCCAAGCTCAACGCCGACACCGTGAATTACCTTAATGCACACGGTACCTCGACCCCGTTGGGCGACAAGAATGAGACTGACGCAATCAAGGCGGCTTTCGGTGAGCACGCTTATAAAATTGTCGTCAACTCGACCAAGTCGATGACCGGCCATTTACTGGGCGGCGCGGGCGGTCTGGAGTCGGTGTTTACTGTCCTGGCGTTGCATCATCAAGTATCCCCGCCGACCATCAATATTTTCAACCAGGATCCTGAGTGTGACCTGGATTACTGCGCAAATCAGGCGCGAGACATGAAAATTGACGTCGCGATGAAGAACTCTTTCGGCTTTGGCGGCACTAATGGCACGCTGGTGTTCCAGCGCGTCTAG
- the acpP gene encoding acyl carrier protein codes for MDNIEQRVKKIVAEQLGVAEAEIKNESSFVNDLGADSLDTVELVMALEDEFGMEIPDEEAEKITTVQQAIDYATKHVKA; via the coding sequence ATGGATAACATTGAGCAACGCGTCAAAAAGATCGTGGCGGAGCAACTTGGCGTTGCCGAAGCAGAAATCAAGAACGAATCTTCGTTCGTCAACGATCTCGGCGCAGACTCGCTCGATACCGTTGAGTTGGTGATGGCCCTCGAAGACGAGTTCGGCATGGAAATTCCCGACGAGGAAGCCGAGAAGATCACCACGGTGCAACAGGCGATCGATTACGCCACCAAGCACGTCAAAGCGTAA
- the fabG gene encoding 3-oxoacyl-ACP reductase FabG: MDKNLTNQVALVTGASRGIGRAIALELARRGATVVGTATSAAGVSGIDEYLSAENLAGKGVVLNVTDAAQCDAVLDDLLKQFGKIDILVNNAGITRDQLAMRMKDDEWDDVLDTNLKAVFRLSRLVLKPMMKARQGRIIDVTSVVGASGNPGQVNYAAAKAGVAGMARALAREIGSRNITVNCVAPGFIDTDMTKALGEEQHAALKSQIPLGRLGRPEEIAYAVAFLASPQAAYITGVTLHVNGGMFMN; this comes from the coding sequence ATGGATAAAAACCTAACAAATCAGGTGGCATTGGTCACCGGGGCGTCGCGCGGCATCGGGCGGGCCATCGCATTGGAACTCGCGCGGCGTGGCGCAACGGTCGTCGGCACGGCCACCAGCGCCGCTGGCGTGAGTGGTATTGATGAGTATTTGTCGGCGGAAAATCTTGCCGGCAAAGGCGTTGTGCTGAACGTTACCGATGCGGCTCAGTGCGACGCCGTGCTGGATGATCTGCTCAAACAATTTGGAAAGATCGATATCCTCGTCAATAATGCCGGCATCACGCGTGATCAATTGGCGATGCGCATGAAAGACGATGAGTGGGACGACGTACTCGATACCAATCTGAAGGCGGTCTTTCGCCTCTCGCGTCTTGTGCTCAAGCCGATGATGAAAGCCCGTCAGGGTCGCATCATCGATGTGACTTCGGTGGTTGGTGCGTCGGGTAATCCGGGGCAAGTGAATTATGCGGCCGCAAAGGCCGGCGTCGCTGGCATGGCTCGCGCGCTGGCGCGCGAAATCGGCAGCCGTAATATCACGGTCAATTGCGTGGCCCCTGGTTTTATCGATACGGATATGACCAAGGCGCTCGGTGAAGAGCAACACGCCGCGCTGAAAAGCCAGATTCCTTTGGGGCGGTTGGGGCGACCCGAAGAAATTGCCTACGCGGTCGCATTTCTGGCATCGCCGCAAGCAGCTTACATTACCGGCGTCACGCTGCATGTGAACGGCGGTATGTTTATGAATTGA
- the fabD gene encoding ACP S-malonyltransferase gives MKFAFVFPGQGSQSVGMLAGFDGHAVVRETLQEASDALGQDVAGLIASGPAEALNLTTNTQPVMLAAAYAVYRVWLAEGGAAPSLVAGHSLGEYTALVAAGVIAFRDAVPLVRFRAQAMQEAVPVGQGGMAAILGLDDDTVRAVCAEASAAGVVEAVNFNAPAQVVIAGDKAAVEKACEIAKARGAKRALPLPVSAPFHSSLLKPASDRLREYLADVTFVAPSIPLINNVDVAIVSDPAQIKDALVRQAASPVRWVETVRKMASAGVTHVVECGPGKVLTGLTKRIDGELAGVAITDAASLADALALLK, from the coding sequence ATGAAATTCGCATTTGTTTTTCCTGGGCAAGGCTCGCAATCGGTCGGCATGCTGGCCGGGTTCGACGGGCATGCGGTGGTGCGTGAAACGCTGCAGGAAGCGTCCGACGCGCTGGGGCAGGACGTCGCCGGGCTCATCGCCTCCGGGCCTGCCGAGGCTTTGAATCTGACGACCAACACGCAACCGGTGATGCTGGCTGCGGCCTATGCGGTATATCGCGTCTGGCTGGCCGAAGGCGGCGCGGCGCCGTCGCTCGTGGCGGGGCATAGCCTGGGCGAATACACCGCGCTCGTGGCTGCCGGCGTTATCGCGTTCCGGGATGCTGTCCCATTGGTGCGCTTTCGTGCCCAAGCAATGCAGGAAGCCGTGCCGGTCGGGCAGGGTGGTATGGCTGCAATTCTCGGACTCGACGACGACACCGTGCGCGCGGTCTGCGCGGAAGCATCGGCCGCCGGCGTTGTTGAAGCGGTCAATTTCAATGCGCCGGCTCAAGTCGTGATCGCCGGCGATAAGGCCGCTGTGGAAAAAGCCTGTGAAATCGCCAAAGCTCGGGGCGCCAAGCGTGCACTGCCGTTGCCGGTGTCTGCGCCATTTCACTCGTCGCTGCTGAAGCCGGCGTCCGATCGCTTGCGCGAGTATCTGGCCGATGTCACGTTCGTCGCGCCGAGCATCCCGCTGATCAATAACGTCGACGTGGCGATCGTGAGCGATCCGGCGCAAATCAAGGATGCGTTGGTGCGACAGGCTGCTTCGCCGGTGCGGTGGGTCGAGACCGTGCGCAAGATGGCAAGTGCTGGTGTCACGCATGTGGTCGAGTGCGGGCCGGGCAAAGTGCTGACGGGCTTGACCAAACGCATCGACGGCGAACTGGCCGGTGTTGCTATCACGGATGCGGCTTCCCTGGCTGATGCGCTTGCTCTTCTGAAATAA